DNA sequence from the Schistocerca americana isolate TAMUIC-IGC-003095 chromosome 2, iqSchAmer2.1, whole genome shotgun sequence genome:
TGCCTGCTCCACCTGTACCACCTTCAGCAGCAGCAATGAGGATCCTGGTGAGTAGTTTCTCGACATGTAAGCTCCGCTCCGTAAGTTCTACTGTGTTGTAGTGATCACCTTCAACTAGTGACTGTGAAGAGTGATATTCATAAGCACCGTCAGTagaaagcatatgattcgattgttCGTGAATTAAAAAACATTAGTGAAAGATAAAGAGCTTTAGATTAATTTTTACTATTAAATATACGATGGAATAAAATTTTTGGGGCATTTTCTTAAATAACTCCCAGTGCTGTCTTTGCTGCAACATTCCTTCATTCTAAGAAAACCCCAGCGATAGCATTTCATCATAGTGCAATTGCAGTCATTGTTAGCTGATGATGAAAATAAGGACAAGATATAAAGCATGAGTAGCGGATTAATAAATTcagtgattctacaacaaattgactgGATCTGGTCCATCTTAATTACTCATTTACAGTAAACGTTAATCAGTACCGACATTCTTTCACAAAAGTTTGGGAAGACTCGTGTGGTAATCATATCTCAGTTTTAGATGCGTTTTATGTTGATCATATTTTCGTAAAATCATATTTTTGGAGCAAAGGAAGGAATCATTGTGACGTATCGAAACCTGAATCGTTTGACAAACAGCGTATTGTGGTGACTACCTACTCAGGATCATAAGCTGAATATAACTATCACTGAAATATACCAAAGCCGATATTTCATGTTTCGTTTACGTGTTCATTGATGATATTACAGTCCTCTGCTATGATTCTGAACGAGTCAGTTTTACATACACAGCATAGTTTCTCAAAGAAAAATATGGCAGCAAACAGATTTCCTCACAGTGGCAACAAACAACTAACTTCCGTTTAGTATAGTTCATTTTATAGAATGTCGACGCTCGTAGCACCATACGACCTCTCAGATGCTCACAATCGGTTTTAACAATATTTAAGGGGCGTATTTAAACTGCATTTTAACTTGAGTGTTAATGTTTCTGAATGGAACcgaaaacaaattattttataagGGAAGAACAGTTTACGATTCACGCTCGCTTTAAATGCTGAGACAGCGCGCCAAGTATAGACATTACACCTGAGGTCTGAGCCGCATTAGATTAAGCAGTGCACAGGAGTGCACATTTTGTGTGAACTCTATCCTACCATTTACTCCTGTTAATAGAAAAATCCTTGTTGTCCAACAATATTAAAGTCTACTTTGATGCTTCTACACTAAATGTTGCTAAATAACAACTATAAAAATTCAGCAGGGGCTATTGCTGAAGATTCGTTTACTTTGCTTTTGTTGCCGAGTTATATGAGCAGGTTAATTATTTCCATTAGATATAAGTAAATTTACATTCGTTTCAGTGTTATTTTGAGTCTATTCTGCAACCTTTTGCGTCCCAATAAATAAGTGAAAGTACTTACACTGGATGAGTCATCTAAATCAAAACATCGCATAGCACAAAAAAAAGTAGCACAGACAAGTTTCCCATGAATGGCAGGGGTCTTCAAGGTGAGACAGTTCCCTTCCTGTTAGACGGTGTTCTAGGTGAATAACAGAAGACAAATCCCTTTTTATTGGCCTCTGTTTTTACTGCATAAAAGTGAATAATTTTGTACTGTAACATTATGAATCTAATAAGGCATACAACAAATGTTATAAACTCAAATTCATAGACTGAACTTAATTCATGGCGGTTGTATCAAGAAGTCCAGCAGatggtgggagtgggggggggggggggggggggggaaggatgggAGGGGGAGGTGCCGACAGACCTTGAGTTACTCCTCCAGAATTTGTTTTATTCAGGTTTGTTGAAAGGTACCACGTAGACAGGTGTTGTTGTAGGCTTCCCTAACGTAAATATTTACAAGTAAGGACCATTGCTCTATGTTTCTACCCAACGTTAAAGACACTGTCAAATGAAAGAGTCATTcaactctatgtgtgtgtgtgtgtgtgtgtgtgtgtgtgtgtgtgtgtgtgtaattatgtgtgtgtgtgtgtgtgtgtgtgtgtgtgtgtgtatgtgtaattaTCTGTGTGGGTGGGTGTAATAATTCCTTTAGTCAGGCGTTAGCAACGCAAACAACGAATGAAACTGCCTGTTCTGTTAAAGAACAAATGGAAATGAATTTGAAATGTAGTGAAACCATAAATGCGCAACAAACGTTTTCACACTTACgttaaaacattttttgtttcgttttggaCAGGTTGTTGTTGGAAAACgtttaatattattaaaaattactATGCAGTAGCATACCGAAACGTATCTCTCATTGAGGGAAGATGGACTTTGCTGTTGATACCTGTTGATGTCATTTTCAGGTGTGCGTGTTCCTGTTCGGACTGGCTCTGGCCGAGGAGAAGCAGGTAGAAAAAAGGGGTGTGATTGGTTCCCTGGGTGGCTATGGAGGCGCGTCTATTGGCGGAGGTTACGGGGGCGGCTATGGGGGCGGCTTTGGTGGTGGTTATGGAGGTGGCTACGGAGGTGGCGTCAGCTCTGCAGTTGGAGGAGGTCAAGTAACCAACATCGCCATAACCAAGCAGGTGCCCATCCCGTACCCAGTACCAGTGCAGCGTACTGTCCCAGTACCAGTCAGGGTTCCCGTCACAGTGCCAGTCAACAGGCCGGTACCGGTGCCCGTCCCACAGCCCTACCCTGTCCCTGTGCAGAGGCCAGTGCCAGTACCCGTGAGCGTCCCTAGCCCAGTCCCCGTACCAGTACCACAGCCCGTCGTCGTCAACCAGCCGGTACCTGTCGTCGTGGGAGGAGGAGCTGGTGTCGGCGGAGGTCTCGGAGGCGGCTACGGCGGCGGCATTGGTGGAGGCTACGGTGGAGGCTATGGAGGAGCCATCGGCGGTGGCTACAGCGGTGGCTACAGCGGTGGCTACAGTGGTGGCTACTCTGGGGGCATTGCTGGAGGCTATGGAGGCTACGGGAAATACAGCCACTAACATCAGCAGCTGAAACCAACAACTCAGACAAAATACACCACCAGAGATTCAATGCATATTTCTTGCAATGTTCTGTAACTGCAGCAGAAAATAAAAAGCATTTGTAACATAGATATCTCGTTACTCATTATAGCCCATTAAAAATAATGCTGTTGAGAATGTATTTTGTTTCCAGGTTTATATTATGGAATTTCTTCACTGTGGATCAATATCTGCTGTGAAAATGATGCTTGGCAATTCAGACAATTTCTTTTTGTCTTCCATAATCAGTGTTCTATTTTCTGAGACAGAACATTTTAAAACTAGAATTCCAAAATTCTGTGATGTTATAAATTATGAACATTTTACTGAAGGGTCTTTTCCAGTCTGTGATTTCAGCACATGCCATACACAGCCTATATCTCTCAATTCTACAATATAGATGATTTGTGAAGACTCAAAACTAAGAAGAAACGACAGCAATGGTTATCACCAGCTAGTATTTACCTCTTTACGTTTATGTTTGCAGTGGTGCAATACAAAAATTCGAAAATATTTAATGATGCTATGCAAACTTCGGTAACATTATTAATTTGTTTCGAAGCTAAATTAATTCATATATAAGCACTCTTCATGTGAGCGGTAAAAacacattatagtgttctcatTAGCCAAGAATACAATAGAAAAATTCTCtcgttacaaaaaaagaaaaaaagaaaaaagaaaaaactagcATGGTAACCGGTTGTTAGGCTCAGTCCAGCCAAATGTGGAAGTTCAGAATAGCCATATCCGAAGTTCAGGGTGTCTTACCGCTGATGATTCTAGCTCGTGTCTCTTACAGTTTCTGTAACCATCGGGAATAAAAGTGAGTTTCTAAATGCAGCCACTAGTGCAATGAAGTTTGATTTTTCTGTGCCATCATTATTGTGAGCATTTGGTAAAAGCAATATCATGTaaattcttgtggtcttcagtccagagactggtttgatgcagctctccatgctgctttatgttgggcaagcttcttcatgtccgagtaagtactgcaatctacatccttcggaatctgcttagtgttttcatctctatgtttcactctacaatttttaccctccacgcttccctgcaatattaactggtgatcccttgatgcctcagaaagtcctaccagccgatcctttcttttagtcagcttctgccacaaattcctgttctcgccgattctattcagtacctcctcattagttacgtgatccacccatttcatcttcagctttcttctgtagcaccaaatttcgaaagcttctgttctcttcttggctaaactatttatcgtccatcatccatacatggatacacttcacacaaatactttcagaaaatacctcctcacacttaaacctatactaaatgttaacaaatttctcttcttcagaaacgctttccttgccagatgcagtctacattttatatcctctccatttcAACCATctccagttattttgcttcccagatagcaataTACAtgtactgttttaagtgtctgatttcgtaatctaattccctcagcaccacctgatttaattcgactacattccattatcctcgctttgctcttgttggtgttcattttatatcctcttacaAATGGTTATGATTTGATTAAAAGTGGCTCTTGCAAGTTGCTTGCTTAATAATTCGTAACTGTGCAGTCTCAAAGCCAAACATAGATAATTACAATGATGAAATTGCCTTGAAAACTATTTACAATGTTTTCCGAAATGTTACGTATATTAAAACACGCCTTATTATGAACTAAGACCACATAAAGGTAAAGTTGAGTATCTTGTTCAGACGGTATTCATTGATTTATTGCCAATGACGCATTCTTACATCATAAGGACAAAACTCTTAACGCGACACTGTCGTTATCTCGTCGAAGTATCTAAAAATATGGATGCTGTTAGTAAGTAGCTGAATGATGCCGCACAATTGTAGTTTTCTCTGAGTATTTTATTCTTCGAGGCACTGATCTACGTTTACTTAAAACGTGAAAACAGCAGTAGAAGTGCTGATATCTAGGTAATTGTTAAACATATGAACTACAGTAAAAGTGTTAAGAATTAATAACAGGTACGAGAGATCATGCAGAAGATAACAGAGACAAGAACAAGCAGTGATCCACACGAAGTGTCAATCGGAATTCGTTGATGCGAATCTGCAGATACTGGTAAGCTCTTAAGATACCATACTTGAGAAAACACGTGAACTTACACAATGTATCGATGTATATGTTAGCTCTCTTGGTACGCAATAGCCGGAATTACGTTGAAGAGGTTGCTGGGATACAATGAAAAACGTGCAGTACCTCCCGACATTATTACTGCTTATTTACTCTATGTAAAACGAATCAGGAATAGACCTTGCTATCCAGTTAAGCTGTTTTGTTCCTGAATAAGTTTGTTATGACTCTCTAAGTTCCGTTTATGGTCGTTTTCAAGTAAAGCACATTAATGTGATTTAGTGCACCAGGGCGATTCAATGACGGGAGACACAAGTTACCAACGTGAAATTCCTATCGAcacaaacaaaaaaaggaaaaaacacacaGTTAAAGATCATCTGGTTATCCCAACTAGCAACAGCATATATCATTTAGTTATAGCAGTGTATATTAAGAAAAGTGTAATATAACACGTAAGAGTCTGCTAGGGGTCGCAGTCCCTTGTCTGAGGCGGATCACGATGAGTGATGCCTGAATACACACCTGTAGCTGTTGGCAGTTCAGCCCCAGCGACGCAGTAAGCTTCTTGAGTAGTATATTGGAGATTTAAGAAAAAGGACGTGGCAGCCCCTTGGGCATGCGTGCAGTCTACATGGCCCCTGTATGCCAGAGCATCTTGAACTGTCCATGTCGCAGTCTCGACCTGAAAATAGGTTGCAGGACCAGCGCTGGTAGAGGCTGCCCCTTTCGAGGGACCTATTCACGTTCATACAAATCGAGACAAGAAATTAGTATCACGAGCATTACGCCACTGGCAGCTTTTGAGGCCGGTGTGTGGACTACACGAGCCAGTTCTTCCGGTTTCTAGAGCGTCTCCTGGTCTCTAGTTGGGCGTTACTCACCTCATCTTCTCAGGACGCCCTCGAAGCCTATCGTAGAGACCAACGCCGCTGTTGCCAACTGTCATCGTCGTTCCTTTTGTGAACGTAGACGATGCTGAGGATAGATTTTTCTGTGCCTGTGTTGAACCTAATCTGGACGACATTCTCGGAACTTGGATTATTTGCATAGAAATGTATTTTCCTGCGAAGCTTCTAGTGATGTTACTACAAGTAGACACAGTCGGACTACTTTTAGGTAGCGGCTCTGTTAAGCCTCTGTATCAGTACCTAGTGAGATGCTGTTTTTTGTGCTTTTTGTTGTAAATTTGTTGAAAATCATTGTTTTCCTCGTATCCCTGAGAGGCACAATTCAGCTGGCAACGATGATGGGAAGAACGTATTCCCCTTTCTCGTACTCGAGATCCATGCTACAGAAGTACCATTCATTCAATGAACACAAACTCTTATGTAAACCCTGCTGGAAAACTTCACATCTGTTTTCGAGCGTCCCACCTCTGGCGTTGCCAATTTCGAAGTGCATATCGACTTTCTCCTCACAGCCCGCCCACACTTTCTCAAATCCATAAATGTTTCGTTGATCATGAAAGACAAATTACGAGACGAATTACACCAGCTCGAAAACGCGGGCGTCGTGACTCCAGTGGCCGACGACCAATGTGGGCAACTATCATAGCTCTCGTGGGAAAACCTAATGAGTGCTACGAGTGTCGGAGATTTTAGCTCAACGGCCACCTCACACTCCATTGTCGAGATCTTCTTCACAGAAATACAAGAGGCAAATACCAAATATCACAGCGAACACGACTCAGGTGAAATccgtcttgatttttatttatcttatttactcctcacgttccgtaggaccaaattgaggagcaaatctccaaggtcatggaacgtgtcagtacatgaaattacaacataaacgtaataaatGTTCACGAACCTtaaaaaatcagtccataagtttaagtaaacgctatcagcaatacaataaaaatcagcttaatttttcaagtaactgctcgacagaatagaaggagtgacccaggaggaaactcttcagtttcgatttgaaagcgcgtggattactgctaagatttttgaattcgagtgaatggatgcagcagtatactgcccacctttttgcacaagagttaaggaagtccgatccaaatgcaggtttgatttctgccgagtattaaccgagtgaaagctgcttattcttgggaataaactaatattggtaacaagaaacgacaataaagaatatacgtattgagaggccaatgtcaaaacaccTAGACTCGTGAACAGACGTCgataagaggttcgtgaactatCACCACTTAcagcccgaaccgcccgtttctcagCCAACAATATCCTTTTAGAATAAGAAGCGTtatcccaaaatgtaataccatacaacaatagcgaatgaaaataaggaaagtagactaattttcgtgtcgaacgatgactcacttctgataccgttcgaatagtaaaaatggcagtattaagtctttcaaccagattctgaacgtgggctttccacgacagcttactatctatctgaacacctagaaatttgaactgttcagtttcactaatcatacgcccattctgtgaaattaaaacgtcaggttttgttgaattgtgtgttagaaactgtaaaaactgagtcttactgtgatttagcgttagtttattttctacaagccatgaattgaGGTCATGTACtggactatttgaaaccgagccaatgttgcacacaacatcctttactagcaacctagtgtcatcagcaaacagaaatattttggagttacctgta
Encoded proteins:
- the LOC124595687 gene encoding H/ACA ribonucleoprotein complex subunit GAR1-like; the protein is MRILVCVFLFGLALAEEKQVEKRGVIGSLGGYGGASIGGGYGGGYGGGFGGGYGGGYGGGVSSAVGGGQVTNIAITKQVPIPYPVPVQRTVPVPVRVPVTVPVNRPVPVPVPQPYPVPVQRPVPVPVSVPSPVPVPVPQPVVVNQPVPVVVGGGAGVGGGLGGGYGGGIGGGYGGGYGGAIGGGYSGGYSGGYSGGYSGGIAGGYGGYGKYSH